In one Diabrotica virgifera virgifera chromosome 5, PGI_DIABVI_V3a genomic region, the following are encoded:
- the LOC126885448 gene encoding general transcription factor II-I repeat domain-containing protein 2-like, which translates to MEKKRKIDSECRKFKDQWNIQYFVIESSNKALCLICNESIAVLKEYNMKRHYETKHSQNYSKYTGIVRTEKFEALKCGLKSQQSLFTKVKTEQEAATRASFRVALEIAKRGKPFTDGEMIKECIIAVVEEMCPEKVNLLKTVSMSANTVARRVQNIAENISSQLFDKNGHVEWFSLALDESTDVSDTAQVLIYIRGVDKSYEVHEELLDMYSIHGTTTGIDIFKGVEMAINKKNLRWKNLKCITTDGGKNMSGKDKGVVALVSKAVENDGGSKPLVLHCIIINSLCAENVWICLTF; encoded by the coding sequence ATGGAAAAGAAGCGAAAAATTGATAGTGAATGCAGAAAATTCAAAGATCAGTGGAACATTCAGTATTTCGTAATTGAGTCCAGTAACAAGGCGCTATGTTTGATTTGCAATGAAAGCATAGCCGTTCTCAAAGAATATAACATGAAACGTCATTATGAAACAAAACATTCTCAAAATTACTCAAAATATACAGGAATTGTGCGGACAGAAAAATTCGAAGCTTTGAAGTGCGGATTGAAATCGCAGCAATCTTTATTTACAAAAGTCAAAACTGAACAAGAGGCGGCAACTCGTGCCAGCTTTCGTGTGGCTCTTGAAATTGCAAAACGTGGAAAACCATTCACCGATGGAGAAATGATCAAGGAATGCATAATTGCAGTAGTCGAAGAAATGTGCCCTGAAAaggtaaatttattaaaaactgtcAGTATGTCAGCAAACACTGTGGCTCGAAGGGTACAAAACATCGCTGAAAATATATCCTCTCAACTGTTCGACAAAAATGGACATGTTGAGTGGTTTTCTTTGGCCTTGGATGAGTCAACGGATGTGTCAGATACTGCTCAGgtgttgatttatattagagGAGTAGATAAAAGCTATGAAGTGCACGAAGAACTTCTTGATATGTATAGTATTCATGGCACAACTACTGGTATCGATATTTTTAAAGGAGTTGAAATGGCCATTAATAAAAAGAACCTTCGATGGAAAAACTTGAAATGTATTACAACTGATGGAGGCAAAAACATGAGTGGGAAAGATAAAGGAGTGGTCGCTCTTGTGTCAAAGGCTGTAGAAAATGACGGCGGCTCAAAACCATTAGTCTTACATTGTATCATTATCAACAGTCTTTGTGCGGAAAATGTTTGGATATGTCTGACGTTCTGA